One Tiliqua scincoides isolate rTilSci1 chromosome 9, rTilSci1.hap2, whole genome shotgun sequence DNA segment encodes these proteins:
- the ATXN1L gene encoding ataxin-1-like — protein MRAAQERGQECLPPKKRDLPAAATASEERGEASTGRGGRPSQAAPCYGEGGGGSSPEAVAGLTLDQYGLLYKVAVPPASFSPVVNVSPLPPAFGMAASQLLPPQPYSPLHYTQLPPALLQFVGSHYSVPYTVPPGFLPGPLLPASSLAASHIPHLVPTYAPLLAEDPPPPASQAALPAHSFAKSSASVSPSGLLQQPPPPHVSSQPLDGAQARIPVYYQMSHLPAGYSPFDTPIAGPSSEQPLRDGQLHPKIVTANGVQRPAIGSKENEALDVGNSKAEGQWPRTLLACSTDAALVVSSQAARTEASAPSQRSTPDMDLEVQRVVGVLASPDYSVGSARRKDGLSPLNLSHREPTEQKGESVRNPAEPPEKSHLQRLSTKSPEEQFCHQQVLKGLMMTNGEQASGSLQPAALDGPGRTSSGVLLDVDCGPSQGHLPSHFMKGAIIQLATGELKRVEDLQTQDFVRSAEVSGGLKIDSSTVVDVQESPWQGFVTLHFVVGEQQSKVSIDVPPEHPFFVYGQGWSSCSPERTARLFSLSCHRLQVGDVCISISLQSLNGRLASQASPQGAARERLGRGSQGLREPQVRAREKSLVEKGGAGLGSPQEPPRLEPLALHGWAGPSFQRFGEESWPPLLRPSFIPQEVKLSIEGRSNAGK, from the coding sequence ATGAGAGCGGCCCAGGAGCGCGGCCAGGAGTGCCTCCCGCCCAAGAAGAGGGACCTGCCGGCGGCTGCCACGGCCAGCGAGGAGCGGGGCGAGGCCTCGACCGGGCGGGGCGGCAGGCCGAGCCAGGCTGCGCCCTGCTACGGCGAGGGGGGCGGTGGCAGCAGCCCCGAGGCGGTGGCCGGCCTGACCCTGGACCAGTACGGGCTGCTGTACAAGGTGGCGGTGCCCCCGGCCTCCTTCTCGCCCGTGGTGAACGTGAGCCCGCTGCCCCCGGCCTTTGGCATGGCCGCCTCGCAGCTCCTGCCGCCTCAGCCCTACTCGCCCCTCCACTACACGCAGCTGCCGCCAGCTCTCTTGCAGTTTGTGGGCTCACACTACTCCGTGCCCTACACTGTGCCCCCTGGCTTCCTGCCCGGCCCCCTCCTGCCAGCCTCCAGCCTGGCTGCCTCCCACATCCCCCACCTGGTGCCAACCTATGCGCCGCTCCTGGCTGAagaccctcctcctcctgcctcccaggcCGCCCTGCCCGCCCACAGCTTTGCCAAGAGCTCGGCCTCCGTCTCGCCCTCGGGTCTActgcagcagccgccgccgccacaTGTCAGCAGCCAGCCTTTGGATGGTGCCCAGGCTAGAATTCCCGTCTACTACCAGATGTCCCACCTGCCAGCAGGCTATTCCCCATTCGACACTCCCATCGCTGGCCCGAGCTCGGAGCAACCTCTGCGGGATGGCCAGCTGCATCCCAAAATAGTCACGGCCAATGGGGTGCAGAGGCCTGCCATCGGGTCGAAGGAAAACGAGGCCTTGGATGTGGGCAACAGCAAAGCTGAAGGACAGTGGCCCAGGACACTCCTAGCGTGCAGCACTGATGCTGCCCTCGTCGTTAGTAGTCAGGCAGCGAGAACAGAGGCCTCTGCACCCTCTCAGCGGAGCACCCCCGACATGGACCTGGAAGTGCAGAGGGTAGTGGGGGTGCTTGCTTCTCCAGACTACTCTGTTGGCTCTGCTCGCCGGAAGGATGGCTTGAGCCCTTTAAATCTTTCCCATCGCGAGCCCACTGAGCAGAAGGGGGAGTCGGTGAGGAATCCAGCAGAACCTCCTGAGAAAAGCCACTTGCAGAGGCTGTCTACAAAGTCCCCTGAGGAGCAGTTCTGCCATCAGCAAGTCCTCAAAGGCCTGATGATGACCAATGGTGAGCAAGCCTCAGGgtctctccagcctgctgccctGGATGGTCCGGGGAGAACAAGTTCAGGGGTGCTGTTGGATGTGGACTGTGGGCCCTCCCAGGGCCACTTGCCCTCCCACTTCATGAAAGGCGCCATCATACAGCTGGCCACGGGGGAGCTGAAGCGGGTGGAGGATCTGCAGACTCAGGACTTTGTGCGCAGCGCGGAAGTGAGCGGTGGCTTGAAGATCGACTCCAGCACTGTGGTGGACGTCCAGGAGAGCCCCTGGCAGGGCTTTgtcacactgcattttgtggtgggggagcagcagAGCAAAGTGAGCATCGATGTCCCCCCTGAGCACCCATTCTTTGTGTATGGCCAGGGCTGGTCCTCATGCAGCCCAGAGCGGACGGCTCGGCTCTTCTCACTCTCCTGCCACAGACTGCAGGTGGGTGACGTCTGCATCTCCATCAGCTTGCAGAGCCTAAATGGGAGGCTTGCTTCTCAGGCTAGCCCACAGGGGGCTGCCCGAGAGAGGCTAGGGAGAGGAAGCCAAGGCCTCCGAGAGCCACAAGTCAGAGCTAGGGAGAAAAGCCTGGTGGAGAAGGGTGGGGCAGGACTGGGTTCACCCCAGGAGCCTCCCCGCCTTGAGCCTCTTGCTCTGCATGGCTGGGCAGGCCCCAGCTTCCAAAGATTTGGTGAGGAGTCCTGGCCCCCCCTGCTCCGCCCATCATTCATTCCCCAGGAGGTCAAGTTGTCTATTGAGGGCCGTTCAAATGCAGGGAAGTGA
- the ZNF821 gene encoding zinc finger protein 821 isoform X2 codes for MMKRDFPGLLGDQPPSVLPRPEKGSGSSSSSSSSGSSSDSEGDEEAGRDGASSPASEEGGAVATRVKTELESAEQLDPSKQVGLSASPDALMGLSRCPLCQLECGNREQLITHVYQHTAAAVVSTKSYLCPVCGRALSSPGSLGRHLLIHSEDQLSNCAVCGARFTSHATFNSDKVPEVLCGDALPVALPTEGSSHAEEDQAAAPSPPVYPAGILLVCNSCVAYRKMLEAQAPGVRKWALRRQNEPLEVRLQRLERERTAKKSRRDNETPEEREVRRMRDREAKRLQRMQETDEQRARRLQRDREAMRLKRANETPEKRQARLIREREAKRLKRRLEKMDMMLRAQFGQDPSAMAALAAEMNFFPLPVGSMEMDSQLLGKMAFEEPSPAALH; via the exons ATGATGAAAAGGGACTTCCCTGGGCTGCTTGGGGACCAGCCACCATCGGTGCTGCCACGGCCAGAGAAGGgctctggcagcagcagcagcagcagcagtagcggcAGCAGCA GTGACAGCGAGGGGGATGAGGAGGCAGGCCGGGACGGGGCCTCCTCCCCTGCCTCAGAGGAGGGCGGAGCAGTGGCCACAAGGGTGAAAACGGAGCTGGAATCTGCAGAGCAGCTTGATCCTAGCAAGCAG GTGGGGTTGAGTGCCAGCCCAGATGCCCTGATGGGGCTCTCACGATGTCCCCTCTGCCAGCTGGAATGTGGCAACCGGGAACAACTCATCACTCACGTCTATCAG CACACAGCGGCAGCTGTGGTCAGCACCAAGAGTTACCTGTGTCCTGTCTGCGGCCGAGCACTCAGTTCTCCTGGATCACTGGGCAGGCACCTCCTCATCCACTCAGAGGACCAGCTGTCCAACTGTGCGGTGTGTGGGGCACGCTTCACCAGCCATGCCACTTTCAACAG TGACAAAGTGCCAGAGGTGTTGTGTGGCGATGCTCTCCCTGTTGCTCTGCCTACCGAGGGCTCTTCTCATGCGGAGGAAGACCAAGCTGCTGCTCCAAGCCCCCCTGTGTATCCTGCTGGCATTCTTCTTGTGTGCAACAGCTGCGTGGCCTACCGCAAGATGCTGGAAGCACAGGCCCCGGGTGTGCGCAAGTGGGCCTTGCGCCGGCAGAATGAGCCCCTGGAGGTGAGGCTGCAGCGGCTGGAGCGGGAGCGCACGGCCAAGAAGAGCCGCCGAGACAATGAGACGCCCGAGGAGCGAGAAGTGCGGCGCATGAGGGACCGGGAAGCCAAACGCCTGCAGCGCATGCAGGAGACAGATGAGCAGCGCGCGCGCCGGCTACAACGGGACCGGGAAGCCATGCGGCTCAAGCGTGCCAATGAGACCCCGGAGAAGCGGCAGGCTCGGCTCATCCGGGAGCGTGAAGCCAAGAGGTTGAAGCGGCGGCTGGAGAAAATGGACATGATGTTGCGGGCCCAGTTTGGCCAGGACCCTTCTGCCAtggcagcactggctgcagagaTGAACTTCTTCCCGCTGCCTGTAGGGAGCATGGAGATGGACAGCCAGCTGTTGGGCAAGATGGCCTTCGAAGAGCCCAGCCCTGCTGCGCTGCACTGA
- the ZNF821 gene encoding zinc finger protein 821 isoform X1, with protein MSRRKQTTPNKVNWAHIFAGLEEHTRQAMMKRDFPGLLGDQPPSVLPRPEKGSGSSSSSSSSGSSSDSEGDEEAGRDGASSPASEEGGAVATRVKTELESAEQLDPSKQVGLSASPDALMGLSRCPLCQLECGNREQLITHVYQHTAAAVVSTKSYLCPVCGRALSSPGSLGRHLLIHSEDQLSNCAVCGARFTSHATFNSDKVPEVLCGDALPVALPTEGSSHAEEDQAAAPSPPVYPAGILLVCNSCVAYRKMLEAQAPGVRKWALRRQNEPLEVRLQRLERERTAKKSRRDNETPEEREVRRMRDREAKRLQRMQETDEQRARRLQRDREAMRLKRANETPEKRQARLIREREAKRLKRRLEKMDMMLRAQFGQDPSAMAALAAEMNFFPLPVGSMEMDSQLLGKMAFEEPSPAALH; from the exons ATGTCTCGTCGGAAACAGACCACCCCCAATAAAGTGAACT GGGCGCACATCTTTGCTGGGCTGGAAGAACACACGCGACAAGCCATGATGAAAAGGGACTTCCCTGGGCTGCTTGGGGACCAGCCACCATCGGTGCTGCCACGGCCAGAGAAGGgctctggcagcagcagcagcagcagcagtagcggcAGCAGCA GTGACAGCGAGGGGGATGAGGAGGCAGGCCGGGACGGGGCCTCCTCCCCTGCCTCAGAGGAGGGCGGAGCAGTGGCCACAAGGGTGAAAACGGAGCTGGAATCTGCAGAGCAGCTTGATCCTAGCAAGCAG GTGGGGTTGAGTGCCAGCCCAGATGCCCTGATGGGGCTCTCACGATGTCCCCTCTGCCAGCTGGAATGTGGCAACCGGGAACAACTCATCACTCACGTCTATCAG CACACAGCGGCAGCTGTGGTCAGCACCAAGAGTTACCTGTGTCCTGTCTGCGGCCGAGCACTCAGTTCTCCTGGATCACTGGGCAGGCACCTCCTCATCCACTCAGAGGACCAGCTGTCCAACTGTGCGGTGTGTGGGGCACGCTTCACCAGCCATGCCACTTTCAACAG TGACAAAGTGCCAGAGGTGTTGTGTGGCGATGCTCTCCCTGTTGCTCTGCCTACCGAGGGCTCTTCTCATGCGGAGGAAGACCAAGCTGCTGCTCCAAGCCCCCCTGTGTATCCTGCTGGCATTCTTCTTGTGTGCAACAGCTGCGTGGCCTACCGCAAGATGCTGGAAGCACAGGCCCCGGGTGTGCGCAAGTGGGCCTTGCGCCGGCAGAATGAGCCCCTGGAGGTGAGGCTGCAGCGGCTGGAGCGGGAGCGCACGGCCAAGAAGAGCCGCCGAGACAATGAGACGCCCGAGGAGCGAGAAGTGCGGCGCATGAGGGACCGGGAAGCCAAACGCCTGCAGCGCATGCAGGAGACAGATGAGCAGCGCGCGCGCCGGCTACAACGGGACCGGGAAGCCATGCGGCTCAAGCGTGCCAATGAGACCCCGGAGAAGCGGCAGGCTCGGCTCATCCGGGAGCGTGAAGCCAAGAGGTTGAAGCGGCGGCTGGAGAAAATGGACATGATGTTGCGGGCCCAGTTTGGCCAGGACCCTTCTGCCAtggcagcactggctgcagagaTGAACTTCTTCCCGCTGCCTGTAGGGAGCATGGAGATGGACAGCCAGCTGTTGGGCAAGATGGCCTTCGAAGAGCCCAGCCCTGCTGCGCTGCACTGA
- the IST1 gene encoding IST1 homolog isoform X2: MLGSGFKAERLRVNLRLVINRLKLLEKKKTELAQKARKEIADYLAAGKDERARIRVEHIIREDYLVEAMEILELYCDLLLARFGLIQSMKELDSGLAEAVSTLIWAAPRLQSEVAELKIVADQLCAKYSKEYGKLCRSNQIGTVNDRLMHKLSVEAPPKILVERYLIEIAKNYNVPYEPDSVVMAEAPTGVEADLIDVGFVDDAKKGGRGGGGGFMAPPAGPEGVMPMPMPMPSPVPPFSYPPPKGPENFNGLPVGTYQPFTSLHPPQIPATPPTYESIEDIGADKDPLPSPVTGPGPKPEATVRPPAGVPSSTDNFVLPELPSVPDTLPAASAGPGASASEDIDFDDLSRRFEELKKKT; encoded by the exons ATGCTGGGGTCTGGGTTTAAGGCTGAACGCTTGCGAGTCAACCTACGTCTAGTCATCAATCGCCTCAAGCtgctggagaaaaagaaaa CTGAGCTAGCCCAGAAAGCAAGGAAAGAAATTGCGGACTACTTGGCTGCTGGCAAGGATGAGCGAGCTCGCATCCGTGTGGAGCACATCATCCGAGAGGACTACCTGGTGGAGGCCATGGAGATTCTGGAGCTGTACTGTGACCTGCTGTTGGCACGCTTTGGCCTCATTCAGTCAATGAA GGAGCTGGACTCTGGCCTGGCAGAAGCCGTCTCCACCCTCATTTGGGCTGCCCCCCGGCTGCAGTCAGAAGTGGCAGAGCTGAAAATT GTGGCTGACCAGTTGTGTGCCAAGTACAGCAAAGAGTATGGCAAGCTGTGCCGCAGCAACCAGATTGGAACCGTCAATgacagg CTGATGCATAAGCTGAGCGTGGAAGCACCTCCCAAGATCCTGGTGGAGAGGTACCTGATTGAGATTGCCAAGAACTACAATGTGCCCTACGAACCAGACTCTGTGGTCATG gctgaAGCACCCACAGGTGTCGAGGCAGACCTGATTGATGTGGGTTTCGTGGATGATGCCAAGAAAggtgggcgaggaggaggaggaggcttcaTGGCTCCACCTGCTGGTCCTGAGGGAGTCATGCCCATGCCTATGCCCATGCCCTCTCCAGTTCCCCCCTTTTCCTATCCTCCTCCGAAAGGGCCG GAGAACTTCAATGGGCTGCCTGTGGGCACATACCAGCCTTTCACCAGCCTTCACCCCCCTCAGATTCCTGCAACTCCCCCAACATACGAGTCT ATTGAAGACATTGGTGCTGATAAGGATCCGCTCCCTTCACCGGTGACTG GTCCTGGACCAAAGCCAGAGGCCACAGTGAGGCCCCCAGCCGGTGTGCCCAGTTCAACCGACAACTTTGTTCTGCCAGAGTTGCCCTCGGTGCCAGACACGCTGCCTGCGGCTTCTGCTGGCCCTGGTGCTTCGGCCTCTGAAGACATTGACTTTGATGACCTCTCGCGGCGGTTTGAGGAGCTGAAGAAGAAGACCTAA
- the IST1 gene encoding IST1 homolog isoform X1: protein MLGSGFKAERLRVNLRLVINRLKLLEKKKTELAQKARKEIADYLAAGKDERARIRVEHIIREDYLVEAMEILELYCDLLLARFGLIQSMKELDSGLAEAVSTLIWAAPRLQSEVAELKIVADQLCAKYSKEYGKLCRSNQIGTVNDRLMHKLSVEAPPKILVERYLIEIAKNYNVPYEPDSVVMAEAPTGVEADLIDVGFVDDAKKGGRGGGGGFMAPPAGPEGVMPMPMPMPSPVPPFSYPPPKGPIEDIGADKDPLPSPVTGPGPKPEATVRPPAGVPSSTDNFVLPELPSVPDTLPAASAGPGASASEDIDFDDLSRRFEELKKKT, encoded by the exons ATGCTGGGGTCTGGGTTTAAGGCTGAACGCTTGCGAGTCAACCTACGTCTAGTCATCAATCGCCTCAAGCtgctggagaaaaagaaaa CTGAGCTAGCCCAGAAAGCAAGGAAAGAAATTGCGGACTACTTGGCTGCTGGCAAGGATGAGCGAGCTCGCATCCGTGTGGAGCACATCATCCGAGAGGACTACCTGGTGGAGGCCATGGAGATTCTGGAGCTGTACTGTGACCTGCTGTTGGCACGCTTTGGCCTCATTCAGTCAATGAA GGAGCTGGACTCTGGCCTGGCAGAAGCCGTCTCCACCCTCATTTGGGCTGCCCCCCGGCTGCAGTCAGAAGTGGCAGAGCTGAAAATT GTGGCTGACCAGTTGTGTGCCAAGTACAGCAAAGAGTATGGCAAGCTGTGCCGCAGCAACCAGATTGGAACCGTCAATgacagg CTGATGCATAAGCTGAGCGTGGAAGCACCTCCCAAGATCCTGGTGGAGAGGTACCTGATTGAGATTGCCAAGAACTACAATGTGCCCTACGAACCAGACTCTGTGGTCATG gctgaAGCACCCACAGGTGTCGAGGCAGACCTGATTGATGTGGGTTTCGTGGATGATGCCAAGAAAggtgggcgaggaggaggaggaggcttcaTGGCTCCACCTGCTGGTCCTGAGGGAGTCATGCCCATGCCTATGCCCATGCCCTCTCCAGTTCCCCCCTTTTCCTATCCTCCTCCGAAAGGGCCG ATTGAAGACATTGGTGCTGATAAGGATCCGCTCCCTTCACCGGTGACTG GTCCTGGACCAAAGCCAGAGGCCACAGTGAGGCCCCCAGCCGGTGTGCCCAGTTCAACCGACAACTTTGTTCTGCCAGAGTTGCCCTCGGTGCCAGACACGCTGCCTGCGGCTTCTGCTGGCCCTGGTGCTTCGGCCTCTGAAGACATTGACTTTGATGACCTCTCGCGGCGGTTTGAGGAGCTGAAGAAGAAGACCTAA